A single region of the Oxyura jamaicensis isolate SHBP4307 breed ruddy duck chromosome 6, BPBGC_Ojam_1.0, whole genome shotgun sequence genome encodes:
- the KCNIP2 gene encoding Kv channel-interacting protein 2 isoform X3: MNLEGLEMIAVLVVLVLFVKVLEQFGLFEPVSLEDSVEDEFELSTVCHRPEGLEQLQEQTKFTRKELQVLYRGFKNECPSGIVNEENFKQIYSQFFPQGDSSTYATFLFNAFDTDHDGSVSFEDFVSGLSTILRGTIDDRLNWAFNLYDLNKDGCITKEEMLDIMKSIYDMMGKYTYPAMRDEAPREHVENFFQKMDRNKDGVVTIEEFLESCQKDENIMRSMQLFDNVI, translated from the exons ATGAACCTGGAAGGCCTCGAGATGATCGCGGTGCTGGTGGTCTTGGTCCTCTTCgtcaaggtgctggagcagttcGGCCTCTTTGAGCCTGTGTCCTTGGAAG ACAGCGTCGAGGATGAGTTTGAGCTCTCCACCGTCTGCCACCGCCccgaggggctggagcagctgcaggagcagaccAAGTTCACCCGCAAAGAGCTGCAGGTCCTGTACCGAGGCTTCAAGAAC GAGTGCCCGAGCGGCATCGTTAACGAAGAGAACTTCAAGCAGATCTACTCACAGTTCTTCCCGCAGGGAG ACTCCAGCACGTACGCCACCTTCCTCTTCAACGCCTTTGACACCGACCACGATGGCTCCGTCAGCTTTGAG GACTTTGTGTCCGGGCTGTCCACTATCCTGCGAGGCACCATCGATGACCGCCTGAACTGGGCCTTCAACCTCTACGACCTGAACAAAGACGGCTGCATCACCAAAGAG GAAATGCTGGACATCATGAAGTCCATCTACGACATGATGGGCAAGTACACCTACCCGGCCATGCGGGACGAGGCGCCGCGGGAGCACGTGGAGAACTTCTTCCAG AAAATGGACCGGAACAAAGACGGCGTGGTGACGATCGAGGAGTTCCTGGAGTCCTGCCAGAAG GACGAGAACATCATGCGGTCCATGCAGCTCTTCGACAACGTGATCTAG
- the KCNIP2 gene encoding Kv channel-interacting protein 2 isoform X1 has protein sequence MSVNGAPWDPQGLQTVGIILLLCSSLKLLHALGIIDLTGGDSVEDEFELSTVCHRPEGLEQLQEQTKFTRKELQVLYRGFKNECPSGIVNEENFKQIYSQFFPQGDSSTYATFLFNAFDTDHDGSVSFEDFVSGLSTILRGTIDDRLNWAFNLYDLNKDGCITKEEMLDIMKSIYDMMGKYTYPAMRDEAPREHVENFFQKMDRNKDGVVTIEEFLESCQKDENIMRSMQLFDNVI, from the exons ATGTCAGTTAATGGGGCACCCTGGGACCCTCAGGGGCTGCAAACGGTGGGCAtcatcctgctgctctgctccagcctcaAGCTGCTCCACGCCTTGGGCATCATCGACCTGACCGGGGGAG ACAGCGTCGAGGATGAGTTTGAGCTCTCCACCGTCTGCCACCGCCccgaggggctggagcagctgcaggagcagaccAAGTTCACCCGCAAAGAGCTGCAGGTCCTGTACCGAGGCTTCAAGAAC GAGTGCCCGAGCGGCATCGTTAACGAAGAGAACTTCAAGCAGATCTACTCACAGTTCTTCCCGCAGGGAG ACTCCAGCACGTACGCCACCTTCCTCTTCAACGCCTTTGACACCGACCACGATGGCTCCGTCAGCTTTGAG GACTTTGTGTCCGGGCTGTCCACTATCCTGCGAGGCACCATCGATGACCGCCTGAACTGGGCCTTCAACCTCTACGACCTGAACAAAGACGGCTGCATCACCAAAGAG GAAATGCTGGACATCATGAAGTCCATCTACGACATGATGGGCAAGTACACCTACCCGGCCATGCGGGACGAGGCGCCGCGGGAGCACGTGGAGAACTTCTTCCAG AAAATGGACCGGAACAAAGACGGCGTGGTGACGATCGAGGAGTTCCTGGAGTCCTGCCAGAAG GACGAGAACATCATGCGGTCCATGCAGCTCTTCGACAACGTGATCTAG
- the KCNIP2 gene encoding Kv channel-interacting protein 2 isoform X2 yields MALGAGEMGPECRPALRTRGNPPGQTKKALKQRFLKLLPCCRPKSIPSLSENSVEDEFELSTVCHRPEGLEQLQEQTKFTRKELQVLYRGFKNECPSGIVNEENFKQIYSQFFPQGDSSTYATFLFNAFDTDHDGSVSFEDFVSGLSTILRGTIDDRLNWAFNLYDLNKDGCITKEEMLDIMKSIYDMMGKYTYPAMRDEAPREHVENFFQKMDRNKDGVVTIEEFLESCQKDENIMRSMQLFDNVI; encoded by the exons GCAACCCGCCGGGCCAAACTAAAAAAGCGCTGAAGCAGCGATTCCTCAaactgctgccctgctgccggcCCAAATCCATCCCCTCGCTCAGCGAAA ACAGCGTCGAGGATGAGTTTGAGCTCTCCACCGTCTGCCACCGCCccgaggggctggagcagctgcaggagcagaccAAGTTCACCCGCAAAGAGCTGCAGGTCCTGTACCGAGGCTTCAAGAAC GAGTGCCCGAGCGGCATCGTTAACGAAGAGAACTTCAAGCAGATCTACTCACAGTTCTTCCCGCAGGGAG ACTCCAGCACGTACGCCACCTTCCTCTTCAACGCCTTTGACACCGACCACGATGGCTCCGTCAGCTTTGAG GACTTTGTGTCCGGGCTGTCCACTATCCTGCGAGGCACCATCGATGACCGCCTGAACTGGGCCTTCAACCTCTACGACCTGAACAAAGACGGCTGCATCACCAAAGAG GAAATGCTGGACATCATGAAGTCCATCTACGACATGATGGGCAAGTACACCTACCCGGCCATGCGGGACGAGGCGCCGCGGGAGCACGTGGAGAACTTCTTCCAG AAAATGGACCGGAACAAAGACGGCGTGGTGACGATCGAGGAGTTCCTGGAGTCCTGCCAGAAG GACGAGAACATCATGCGGTCCATGCAGCTCTTCGACAACGTGATCTAG